GGTCGGCACTATTTGAGgccaaaaggcaaaataaaTCCGCGGCGGGAAATGCAATAGCTTCCTCAAGGTTGTCGGCGCCTCaatttgttcttgttttgcatttgaaagaaatgatGGCAAAAccttgacaacaacaaaagtctgcgttttcaaaatgaatatgCAGCCAAATAAAGAGATTCCGTCTGTCCTAGCATAAAATTGAACAGAAGATGAGTTCAAATGTAATGAAAGCATTGAAATGCCGCCGGGATTATTTATCAACACGGCAAGCCACGACGTCAGCCGGACGGTGTTCGAGTCATTTCCGGTCTTGTCCCCTCGCCTAATAAGTTCTGCATGAGAACCCGAATCCTCGTAGTACATAATTGCCCCTGCCTTTGTTTATCATTTTTCACGCTTAGTTTGAAATGAGGAAGAAGGAAAAATGGGAGCCAGCTCACTGGCTGACTTTTGACACCTGTACTCATTGCTTTTGAAAGAAatccttttgttgttgttgtcgtcgtcgtcgtccacCTGTGGCAGAAGATGTTCCcttcacgcacacgcacgagCGCAAGCACGGCGAGATAAGCCGAGCGCAGATACTCGGCGCTCTTGGCCATCTACGGCCGTGCAAAGCAACCAAATTTGGACAAGGATTGCAGCCACATAGACGTGTGCCCCGAACGTGAGGCCacatgcgcatgtgtgtgtgtgtgtgtgtgtgtctatctGATGTCAATGACTTTGTTGTCATAGCAACCACGGctgcaagagagagacagTCCAGGCGCTGTGTTGAAGGATGGTGGGTGAGTGGGGATTTTTATGAGTGCGCTGTGGTAATTGCAAGGCCAGTCTAGCAAGGAAGCTCACGTGTTTATTCTCAAAGTATTCTCAAATATCAGCCAGCACGTGCATTTGCCTCACCCTTCTCAAGCTCACCAGGGTTTTCTCTGGCATTAATTCCTTAAACATTATTTATCAGAGCCACAACTATAAATGTATTCATGTGAGCAATTCCAAGGtcatccactagatggcagaacgTCCAGTTAACAATTGTAtggatctcttttttttttttttcttttttgcgcGCAACCAGGCTTGCATCGATGACAACCCGGACATGGTGACGTTCCTGGTGACACAAGGGGCCAGCATCAACCAACCCGACAACGAGGGCTGGATCCCCCTccacgccgccgcctcctgcgGGTACCTGGGCATCGCAGAGTGAGTGGCGCGCCTTGCAATCTCATCAACGAGGGCATCGGGGCCGCTCGCGGGAGTGCTCGCTTCCCGTTTTATGACCTGATTTGCCGTCAGGCTCCACATTTAGCCGCGGCACTTTGCGGAAGCCTCGGGAGAGAAATTCTGTGCTAGCGAAAGCGGAGGGTCAAGTCGCTGCTCAGGCTGGTGACTAATGGAGACAATGTGTCACTCaggggaaaaagaagaaggcTCCTTTTAGTCGGGGCAAGCcggcaaacaacaacaacaacgttgCGCCACAAAGTGGCCAATGTCGAGATGCCGAGCGAGAGGTCAAAGGGCAAAGTGCGGCCCGGGGTCGTTGCGCTCGTTAATCAGCCGTTTCCATTCCGCCCATCTTTATTGCATCCATTTTATAGCTGATGAAGATGAATGTTGTTCTTACCAAATTGAACGCAAGTCAAACAACTGTGGCCTTCCTTCTCAAAAAAGAAACTTCAAATGTGTGTCAAAGAGACGCATTGGCTCTTTTCCGGCTCGCAAGGCTTGAAAGCGTGTGCTCGTGTCTTGATGGGCAGGTACCTCATCAGCCAGGGGGCCAGCGTGGGCGTGGTCAACAGCGAGGGCGAGACGCCGCTGGACATCGCAGAGGAGGAAGCCATGAAagagctcctgcagaacgaaATCAACCGGCAAGGTATGCCGGCCCGCTTTTTTTGTCGGAACACTCAGCTGACAAGCGGCCGGCGTTTTGCGCTGATTTAGTTTCGCGAGCGGACCAGGTGTCTGGAGACACAAGGCAGGCCTGTTTGTCGCACGGCGCCGACACATTGACCCGATTAACTGGCCGCTAACTCAACGCGCGCCGACAGAAGTTTGGCGCCGGCCGCAAAGCGCGACAGTCGAGCTCACGGGGGACCTTTGGCCGTGTGCGCAGGCGTGGACATCGAGGCGGCCCgcaaggaggaggagcgcgTCATGCTGCGCGACGCCCGCCAGTGGGTCAACAGCGGCCAGATCCAGGACATCCGCCATGCCAAGTCTGGAGGAACGGCGCTGCACGTGGCCGCCGCCAAGGGCTACGTGGAGGTTTTAAAGTAagccccggccggccggccggccgaaaCCCTGCAAGGAAATCCCAATCATGGTTCCTGTGCCTGTTTTTGTATCGGGCAGGCTTTTAATCCAAGCAGGGTATGATGTCAATATTAAAGACTACGACGACTGGACTCCTCTCCACGCGGCGGCACACTGGGGCAAAGAGGAGGCCTGCCGGATACTCGTGGAGAACCTTTGCGACATGGACGTCATCAATAAAATGGTTGGTGTCACCCAAAAAATGCttgccttttcttcttttgacaCCGGTGACTGTGCATCAGGGACAGACGCCGTTTGATGTCTCGGACGAAGACGTTCTAGGCTACCTTGAAGAGttgcaaaagaaacaaaatctgGTACGAGTcgagcgccggccggccggccggccggcaatCATCTGGGAACGGTTGGCTCTCATTTTCACTCTTCATTCCAGCTGATGAGCGAGAAGAAAGACATCAAAAAGTCTCCTCTGATTGAAACCACCACCACGGGGGACAACAACCAATCGCTGAAATCGCTCAAGAGGTAACCAAAAGCCGGGCGGCGGCGCGTCTCGGTCACGCCGCGCCTCTGACGGAGCTCAAACGTTTGCGCCGCAGCAAAGAAAGGCTTCTACTGGAGTCGGAGAAGAGCGCCCCGCGGATCGAGGCGCTGGAGCCCGAGAAGGCggacgaggaggacgaggaagaggagggcaAGAAAGACGAGTCCAGCTGCTCCagcgaagaggaggaggaggaagattcCGAGTCGGAGAACGAAGCGGGTGAGTTGAACCAGGGCTGCCTCCGCTTCATTTCTGGCAACTCCTGAAGTTATTAAAAAACTAACTCGGACTTCCTCTTGTTGGTCTAGACAAGAGCAAACCTTCGGCATCGGTGGGCAACAGCACGACGCCCGTCCCGACCGCCATCGGTGTGTCCTCCCCGAGCAGCCCGCCCTCGCCCACCAAGAAGGTAGTGTGCTAAATATATTAGCACGTTGAGCAAGTGCAGGCAGGGCAGGGCCTCTTTTGCAgctgctgccctctgctggtgaAAAGGACACGCATGCCTCCTCCTTGTTCAGTGCGTTTGAAACTCCAAGGGTTGCTCTTCGTCTCTTTCAGATGATCCCCCTCTTTttcatgcaaatgtgtgttattgttttttttttcttcttcaatccTCCTTTGAAGCCTGGTAACCCACACGtttgtcttttcttgcagCAAATGTTTGCAACTTGGCAAGTCATGTTTGTGTGGCGTTAGTGGACCTCAAAGGAAAAGGCTGTCCTTGCtgcagattgtttttttttttttttttgcggctgCTTCAGTCCTGGCCTCTCAACCCCCTCccttctctctctgtctgtctgtctgtctgctggCTCGGTGTCTTGGGTTGGCTTTTAGTTTGATTGCGTTGCGCCCCCCGTGGCCGTGCCCGCGGCGGAGCCGGGCTGTCCCGCATTGTGGCGTCAAGGCTTGCGCAAAACTGGCATTTCTCTCGTGCCCCAAAAAGCCACGGTGAGGCCAGTTTGGTGGTGTTTTCTCCTCTCTCACGCACCTGCTGCACTAAACCACCTCAGAACGGGAACCTCAGAACTGACAAGCACTCACCtgacccactttttttttttttaaatcagcgtGATGTCGCATTTTGTTGGCGTGGCTTGTGCGTTGCTGTACGAGCTCGATTGCGACTTGAAGGTGAAGACTAACGTGCACAAATGTGACTTGCTCCCAACTTGGCCACGATGGAAGAAGTACAGTTAGAGTCAATGTTATCCTCGTAACAGGCATGAAAACCCCATCCTTAACCCGGATGACCTCTTGTCCTCAAATTGCGCCtaaccttcttcttcttcttccttcttcGCAGGCCGCCACCCAGCTCAGCGCCAAGATCTCGTCCAAAGTGGAAGAGGAGCGTAAGGACGAGTCGCCGGCGTCGTGGCGCCTGGGCCTGCGCAAGACTGGCAGCTACGGGGCGCTGGCGGAGATCACGGCCGCCAAAGAGGCGCAGCGGGAGAAGGACGCCACCACGGGAGTGATGCGCTCCGCCTCCAGCCCGCGCCTCTCCTCCTCGCTGGACAACCGAGACAAAGACAAGGTCAGACTGAAAGATTAAGCCTTTCCTCAACGTGGCGCCAACTCTGCAACTTTACGCAGGAGAAGGACAAGGGAACGCGGCTGGCCTACGTGGCGCCGACCATTCCCAGGAGGCTGGCCAGTACGTCGGACATCGACGAGAAGGAAAACAGGTGGGCTGAAGCGGCCGAGGGAGGGTCCGCCAAACTATCGGCACGAGAGCCGTATCAAGCGGGCCTGCTTGCGTGGCTCTCCGCAGGGACTCGACCGCACTGAACCGCAGCGGCTCGTACACCCGGCGGCGCTGGGACGACGACACCAAGAACAGCGAAGGAAGCGGCACCACCAACAGAACCTCCAGCTACCAGCGAAGGTAAGCAAAGGCAGGAGCAGCCGGCTCCACGCACGGCGGTCGTGTTGCCGCTTGCACGAGTCAGCCGCAACCACACGTGTCGCGCACGGCGAGGCTTTTCGTGGCGCATTTCTGTCAAGCATTTTGAATGCGACAAGAGCGGCTCGCAAATATGTCTGTCTTTATATCTGtatatggatggatgtgtgcgtgcgtgcgtgcggcgCCACTGCTAACATGCTTCTTCCGATCACCTGGCCAGCACGTCCCACACGCTAGCGCTAGGGCGGAGCGGCAGCACGCGGGACGTGCCGGCCAAGTCTTCGTCCACCTCCAGCTTGGACCCTAACACCTGTAACACTAAACCCTGGCAGCCGCCCGCCTCCCACTACCAGTCGTACAGCATTTACCGCAGGTACACTCAGGAGCCCCACGCCGCACGCGACCGCTTCCTCTTTTTGTGTCTGCCATTAACAGCAGCTCTTTGcttgtggttgttgttttgcacACCTCCCTCAATCCAAATGCAGATAGCATCTAGAAGTACAATCAAATAGATAGGATAAACAATCAAGCCCCGAACAGGAAGCAAGTTGCGTCCCGTCGCTCACTTTGCGCATCCTTCCGCTCCGCAGCGGCTCTTTCGGCAGACGACACGACGACTTGAGCTCCTCGACGACCACCCCCACCTcggccgcctcctcctcttcctccacaaCTACCACCACCTCATCATCGGTTACCTCACCCTTGGGCCACCGCGGCGGCCTGCTCTCCGGCCTGGGCTCCGCCTCCACCCGCACTGGCTCCACCAGTCTCACCAGCAGGTGGGCCGGAATTTGTCTCCGTAGGCGGCAGCGCCATAGAAAATGTCTAACGGGCGCCCTCCCAACAGGTACTGGTCAGAGGAGAGTGCCGAGCGGGAAAAGGACAAGGAGCGCGAGTCGGCCGCGGTCATCCCCACCGTAAACACCGGCTCCACCATCCCCGCCATCGGCACGGGCCCCGAACGGCGCAGGTAAACACCAGGAATACTAAAATGACTCGTCCTTATTTGCCTCTCATTTACTTCAcccaaaaaccttttttttttttttaggtcgtACCTGACACCCGTACGAGACGAGGAGTCGGAATCGCAGAGGAAAGCTCGCTCCCGACAGGCCCGCCAGTCGAGGAGGTCCACCCAGGTGAGTTGATAGAAGCCCCCCCAGGATAAAAAACCCAACCAAACAGAAactaagttgttttttttgccagggCGTCACTCTGACCGACCTGCAAGAGGCCGAGAAGACCATCGGCAGGAGTCGCACCCCAAAGAGCCGCGAGGAGGAGAAGCAGGACAAGGAGAAGCAAGAGGAGAAGGAGTACGAATCCAAGGAGGATGACTACCGGCCAAAGTACCGCAGCTTTGAAGACGTACGTTCTCGGCGCACGGCCCGTTTATCCGCGTCTGACTTTGCAACGTAAccgggcattttttttttttgg
This genomic window from Syngnathus acus chromosome 23, fSynAcu1.2, whole genome shotgun sequence contains:
- the ppp1r12a gene encoding protein phosphatase 1 regulatory subunit 12A isoform X1 → MKMADAKQKRNEQLKRWLGSETDLEPPILKKKKTKVKFDDGAVFLAACSSGDTEEVLRMLDRGADINYANVDGLTALHQACIDDNPDMVTFLVTQGASINQPDNEGWIPLHAAASCGYLGIAEYLISQGASVGVVNSEGETPLDIAEEEAMKELLQNEINRQGVDIEAARKEEERVMLRDARQWVNSGQIQDIRHAKSGGTALHVAAAKGYVEVLKLLIQAGYDVNIKDYDDWTPLHAAAHWGKEEACRILVENLCDMDVINKMGQTPFDVSDEDVLGYLEELQKKQNLLMSEKKDIKKSPLIETTTTGDNNQSLKSLKSKERLLLESEKSAPRIEALEPEKADEEDEEEEGKKDESSCSSEEEEEEDSESENEADKSKPSASVGNSTTPVPTAIGVSSPSSPPSPTKKAATQLSAKISSKVEEERKDESPASWRLGLRKTGSYGALAEITAAKEAQREKDATTGVMRSASSPRLSSSLDNRDKDKEKDKGTRLAYVAPTIPRRLASTSDIDEKENRDSTALNRSGSYTRRRWDDDTKNSEGSGTTNRTSSYQRSTSHTLALGRSGSTRDVPAKSSSTSSLDPNTCNTKPWQPPASHYQSYSIYRSGSFGRRHDDLSSSTTTPTSAASSSSSTTTTTSSSVTSPLGHRGGLLSGLGSASTRTGSTSLTSRYWSEESAEREKDKERESAAVIPTVNTGSTIPAIGTGPERRRSYLTPVRDEESESQRKARSRQARQSRRSTQGVTLTDLQEAEKTIGRSRTPKSREEEKQDKEKQEEKEYESKEDDYRPKYRSFEDRYRSTSSSISTLGTASASSYSGAAPTSGSGCLNRPNSLTGISSSYGRSSRDTEKEADKKEEEKEGDDKSQPRSIRDRRRPREKRRSTGVSFWTQDGHDNEPEQQSDSEDGSIKGEAQVDRLSRNGSGTTASSLDRNDLLLSRSYGESRRTYSSRLDRDDATDYKKLYEQILAENEKLKAQLRDTDLELADLKLQLEKATQRQERYADRSQLEMEKRERRALERKISEMEEELKNLPQTLPDLKADNQRLKDENGALIRVISKLSK
- the ppp1r12a gene encoding protein phosphatase 1 regulatory subunit 12A isoform X3, with the protein product MKMADAKQKRNEQLKRWLGSETDLEPPILKKKKTKVKFDDGAVFLAACSSGDTEEVLRMLDRGADINYANVDGLTALHQACIDDNPDMVTFLVTQGASINQPDNEGWIPLHAAASCGYLGIAEYLISQGASVGVVNSEGETPLDIAEEEAMKELLQNEINRQGVDIEAARKEEERVMLRDARQWVNSGQIQDIRHAKSGGTALHVAAAKGYVEVLKLLIQAGYDVNIKDYDDWTPLHAAAHWGKEEACRILVENLCDMDVINKMGQTPFDVSDEDVLGYLEELQKKQNLLMSEKKDIKKSPLIETTTTGDNNQSLKSLKSKERLLLESEKSAPRIEALEPEKADEEDEEEEGKKDESSCSSEEEEEEDSESENEADKSKPSASVGNSTTPVPTAIGVSSPSSPPSPTKKAATQLSAKISSKVEEERKDESPASWRLGLRKTGSYGALAEITAAKEAQREKDATTGVMRSASSPRLSSSLDNRDKDKEKDKGTRLAYVAPTIPRRLASTSDIDEKENRDSTALNRSGSYTRRRWDDDTKNSEGSGTTNRTSSYQRSGSFGRRHDDLSSSTTTPTSAASSSSSTTTTTSSSVTSPLGHRGGLLSGLGSASTRTGSTSLTSRYWSEESAEREKDKERESAAVIPTVNTGSTIPAIGTGPERRRSYLTPVRDEESESQRKARSRQARQSRRSTQGVTLTDLQEAEKTIGRSRTPKSREEEKQDKEKQEEKEYESKEDDYRPKYRSFEDRYRSTSSSISTLGTASASSYSGAAPTSGSGCLNRPNSLTGISSSYGRSSRDTEKEADKKEEEKEGDDKSQPRSIRDRRRPREKRRSTGVSFWTQDGHDNEPEQQSDSEDGSIKGEAQVDRLSRNGSGTTASSLDRNDLLLSRSYGESRRTYSSRLDRDDATDYKKLYEQILAENEKLKAQLRDTDLELADLKLQLEKATQRQERYADRSQLEMEKRERRALERKISEMEEELKNLPQTLPDLKADNQRLKDENGALIRVISKLSK
- the ppp1r12a gene encoding protein phosphatase 1 regulatory subunit 12A isoform X2, which codes for MKMADAKQKRNEQLKRWLGSETDLEPPILKKKKTKVKFDDGAVFLAACSSGDTEEVLRMLDRGADINYANVDGLTALHQACIDDNPDMVTFLVTQGASINQPDNEGWIPLHAAASCGYLGIAEYLISQGASVGVVNSEGETPLDIAEEEAMKELLQNEINRQGVDIEAARKEEERVMLRDARQWVNSGQIQDIRHAKSGGTALHVAAAKGYVEVLKLLIQAGYDVNIKDYDDWTPLHAAAHWGKEEACRILVENLCDMDVINKMGQTPFDVSDEDVLGYLEELQKKQNLLMSEKKDIKKSPLIETTTTGDNNQSLKSLKSKERLLLESEKSAPRIEALEPEKADEEDEEEEGKKDESSCSSEEEEEEDSESENEADKSKPSASVGNSTTPVPTAIGVSSPSSPPSPTKKAATQLSAKISSKVEEERKDESPASWRLGLRKTGSYGALAEITAAKEAQREKDATTGVMRSASSPRLSSSLDNRDKDKEKDKGTRLAYVAPTIPRRLASTSDIDEKENRDSTALNRSGSYTRRRWDDDTKNSEGSGTTNRTSSYQRSTSHTLALGRSGSTRDVPAKSSSTSSLDPNTCNTKPWQPPASHYQSYSIYRSGSFGRRHDDLSSSTTTPTSAASSSSSTTTTTSSSVTSPLGHRGGLLSGLGSASTRTGSTSLTSRYWSEESAEREKDKERESAAVIPTVNTGSTIPAIGTGPERRRSYLTPVRDEESESQRKARSRQARQSRRSTQGVTLTDLQEAEKTIGRSRTPKSREEEKQDKEKQEEKEYESKEDDYRPKYRSFEDRYRSTSSSISTLGTASASSYSGAAPTSGSGCLNRPNSLTGISSSYGRSSRDTEKEADKKEEEKEGDDKSQPRSIRDRRRPREKRRSTGVSFWTQDGHDNEPEQQSDSEDGSIKGEAQVDRLSRNGSGTTASSLDRNDLLLSRSYGESRRTYSSRLDRDDATDYKKLYEQILAENEKLKAQLRDTDLELADLKLQLEKATQRQERYADRSQLEMEKRERRALERKISEMEEELKTLPDLKADNQRLKDENGALIRVISKLSK